A window of Procambarus clarkii isolate CNS0578487 chromosome 69, FALCON_Pclarkii_2.0, whole genome shotgun sequence contains these coding sequences:
- the LOC138355782 gene encoding cuticle protein AM1159-like gives MKLVVLACLVVVVVPAPQDQDLPLVVETVRDDREHSDDGNFNYAFEADNGIVAEAIGSPGSQGQSNIEGVYRHTFPDGVEAEVRYVANEFGFQPESDLLPTPHPLPAHAQEQLRIAEEQRAQGIQFDQRGFRVNKK, from the exons ATGAAGCTC GTAGTTCTTGCCTGCCTGGTCGTCGTTGTCGTCCCCGCCCCTCAGGACCAGGACCTACCGCTTGTGGTGGAAACAGTTCGCGATGACCGGGAGCACAGCGATGACGGCAACTTCAACTACGCCTTCGAGGCTGACAACGGCATCGTGGCGGAAGCCATCGGCAGCCCTGGTTCTCAGGGCCAGAGCAACATCGAAGGCGTCTACAG ACACACTTTCCCTGACGGTGTCGAGGCTGAGGTCCGCTACGTCGCTAACGAATTCGGATTCCAGCCAGAGTCTGACCTGttgcccaccccccaccccctgcccGCCCACGCCCAGGAACAGCTCCGTATCGCCGAAGAGCAGCGCGCCCAGGGCATCCAGTTTGACCAAAGAGGTTTTAGAGTGAACAAAAAGTAA